In one Silene latifolia isolate original U9 population chromosome 10, ASM4854445v1, whole genome shotgun sequence genomic region, the following are encoded:
- the LOC141606340 gene encoding uncharacterized protein LOC141606340, whose protein sequence is MKTVDDEREIELKKKSAMNGHKEEHEVVDVADDDEEDAEEAVDQGDDADEDDDDEEGGDDDEDDDEDGDGVQEGVPSSDVPSVQDVDDEDDDGDDDDEDGDDDDDDDDDDDDDDEEEPNTEYLVRPVGRAEDEVDASDFEPDENGEDEDTDVDEDDEDDDNDEAPPKRKRPSKDDSGDDDGDDDDDDERPSKR, encoded by the exons ATGAAAACTGTTGACGACGAGAGAGAAATCGAATTGAAGAAGAAGTCTGCCATGAACGGTCATAAGGAAGAGCACGAGGTTGTTGATGTTGCCGATGATGACGAGGAGGACGCCGAAGAAGCTGTTGATCAAGGTGATGATGCTGATGAAGATGATGACGATGAAgaaggtggtgatgatgatgaagatgatgatgaggacggtgATGGTGTGCAGGAAGGTGTACCGTCTTCTGATGTTCCTTCGGTTCAAGAcgttgatgatgaagatgatgatggtgacgacgatgatgaggacggtgacgacgacgatgatgacgatgatgacgacgatgacgatgatgaagag GAACCCAACACTGAGTATCTCGTCCGCCCCGTCGGCCGTGCTGAAGATGAGGTTGATGCATCCGACTTTGAACCAGATGAGAATGGTGAAGATGAAGACACTGATgtagatgaagatgatgaggatgatgacaaCGATGAGGCACCACCAAAGCGCAAGCGCCCAAGCAAAGATGATTCTGGTGATGAcgatggagatgatgatgatgatgatgagagacCATCAAAGCGGTAG